In the Nitrospiria bacterium genome, one interval contains:
- a CDS encoding helix-turn-helix transcriptional regulator: MAMQDLSAYLQSLKEQLNIRNNGELAARLNIDEQRVSRWCQGEELPDDDSCIKLASMAGDDPAKVLILKHLSSASITARSFWEKVSIKYRHGRTFPKSLDKGSQYDRRHKVLQFTGADRRSPYDRRRELDRRLGLAI; this comes from the coding sequence ATGGCCATGCAGGATCTTTCCGCATACCTTCAGAGTTTGAAAGAACAATTAAATATCCGGAACAACGGAGAGCTGGCCGCGCGGCTTAATATAGACGAGCAAAGGGTCTCAAGGTGGTGCCAGGGCGAAGAGCTTCCCGATGATGATAGCTGCATTAAGCTCGCTTCCATGGCCGGGGATGACCCCGCGAAGGTCCTGATCCTGAAACACCTCTCGTCAGCCTCGATAACGGCCAGGTCCTTTTGGGAAAAGGTTTCCATCAAATATCGGCATGGACGGACATTCCCAAAGTCTCTGGACAAAGGGTCTCAGTACGATAGGCGGCACAAGGTCCTGCAGTTCACGGGCGCTGATCGCCGCTCGCCGTATGATCGGCGAAGAGAGCTTGACCGACGTTTAGGGTTGGCGATATAG
- a CDS encoding DHA2 family efflux MFS transporter permease subunit, translated as MSAGAISPWIIAPVVALAAFMEVLDISIANVSLPHIAGELSSSQDESTWVLTSYLVTNAIVMPISGWLANRFGRKRFFLACISGFAASSFLCGAAPNLATLILLRAVQGAAGGGLQPIGQAILTDAFPPEKRGMATAVYGVATVVAPIVGPTLGGWITDNYSWRWIFFINVPVGVVLVGLISVLIHERARAAAGPRTVDGWGLGFVALALGCMQIVLDRGQQDDWFASGFITGLASISAVAFVLMVWWELRHPYSMVNLRLMRNPDFAAAFGLMLMLGFTLLGSTYIIPAFVQSLLGYPAVSAGMVITPGGFGVILILPIVGQLVNRVDLRLLIAIGLTVGGASLWWMTNFYLGVSFEVVMLARVVQAASLPFLFIPINTIAFRSVRPHQINDASALVNLARNFGGSIGISFASTLITRREQFHQSRLVESLQSMNPAYPDYANHFGALVGGGARSLPTLAGLYQDAVQQATLLSYLDAFKALALLFLACLPILLFLRAGKGGGAPMGH; from the coding sequence CAGCTATCTGGTGACGAACGCGATCGTGATGCCGATCTCCGGCTGGCTGGCCAACCGCTTCGGCCGCAAGCGCTTCTTCCTCGCCTGCATTTCCGGCTTCGCCGCCAGTTCCTTCCTCTGCGGCGCGGCGCCCAATCTTGCGACGCTGATCCTCCTTCGCGCCGTGCAGGGCGCCGCCGGCGGCGGCCTGCAGCCGATCGGCCAGGCCATCCTCACCGACGCCTTTCCCCCCGAGAAGCGCGGTATGGCCACCGCCGTTTACGGGGTCGCCACGGTGGTCGCGCCGATCGTCGGTCCTACCCTGGGCGGATGGATCACCGACAACTACAGCTGGCGCTGGATCTTTTTCATCAACGTGCCCGTCGGCGTCGTTCTGGTGGGCCTCATCTCGGTCCTGATTCACGAACGCGCCCGGGCCGCCGCCGGCCCGCGCACCGTCGACGGCTGGGGCCTGGGCTTCGTCGCGCTCGCCCTCGGCTGCATGCAGATCGTGCTCGACCGCGGCCAGCAGGACGACTGGTTCGCCTCCGGCTTCATCACGGGGCTGGCGTCGATTTCCGCGGTGGCGTTCGTGCTGATGGTCTGGTGGGAACTGCGCCATCCTTATTCGATGGTCAACCTGCGCCTGATGCGCAACCCGGATTTCGCGGCCGCCTTCGGCCTGATGTTGATGCTCGGCTTCACCCTCCTGGGGAGCACCTACATCATTCCGGCCTTCGTGCAGAGCCTGTTGGGTTACCCGGCCGTCTCCGCGGGCATGGTCATCACGCCCGGCGGCTTCGGCGTCATACTCATCCTGCCGATCGTCGGTCAGCTCGTCAACCGGGTCGATCTGCGCCTGCTCATCGCCATCGGCCTGACCGTCGGCGGGGCCAGCCTGTGGTGGATGACCAACTTTTACCTGGGGGTTTCGTTCGAGGTGGTCATGCTGGCCCGTGTGGTGCAGGCCGCGTCCTTGCCGTTCCTGTTCATTCCGATCAACACCATCGCCTTCCGCAGCGTCCGCCCTCACCAGATCAACGACGCCTCGGCGCTGGTCAACCTGGCGCGCAACTTCGGGGGCAGCATCGGCATCTCCTTCGCCTCGACCCTGATCACGCGCCGCGAGCAGTTTCACCAGAGCCGCCTCGTCGAATCCCTGCAGTCGATGAACCCGGCCTATCCCGACTACGCCAACCATTTCGGCGCCCTGGTCGGCGGCGGGGCCCGTTCGCTCCCGACGCTCGCGGGCCTCTATCAGGACGCGGTGCAACAGGCGACGCTGTTGAGTTATTTGGACGCTTTCAAAGCGCTGGCCCTTTTGTTCCTGGCCTGTCTGCCGATTCTTCTCTTTTTGCGGGCGGGCAAGGGCGGCGGGGCTCCGATGGGCCACTGA